A stretch of DNA from Lagopus muta isolate bLagMut1 chromosome W, bLagMut1 primary, whole genome shotgun sequence:
TACAACTCTTTTGTCTGCGTAGAAGAAGCCACAagtcaacttaaaaaaaaaaaaaaagagatttagtATTACCAGACTGTACATTACATTGAAAGAGTGTATGAAGTGATAAAGAGTTGTTTATATGCAGATCTacacaacagaaagaaatccaaataaATAATGGACATGTAGGCAAAACAGCCTTCTTACGTGATGTATTATATTAAGTACGATATAAAACAATTTGCCACTTTTGGTCCATTCAACAAGTCAACAAAATGCTGCCAATACCACCCATTTCTTACATTTACCTCACTTCTGTCTGTACTTGAACAAAGGATGCTACTAAAATGTACTTGCATACAGTTGAAATACCTGCAAGGTCACCTGCTTGGTATGTATTCAAGCATTATAGCAACTTGCATCATCAACGTCATTCCacagataaaggaaagaaggcaaTGATGGACacttgtcatggttctatgttttttgtttttgttttttttgtttttgggtttcagtattccacatcaaaacatcatgtagtgtacggggcattaaagtgtcactgcccaatcccagctacctatccctgtacattacagaagtcacgggatctgtcccttccgggtggggggggcgctctcttgctgcctggcagtgggtgctggagggtgctttcctagccgttccaagcttttcaggtttgaatcggtcccgggaactctctctctctcatctcgtctgatttattaatctcaatttcaattaaattgtatctattgtgttatcttgtattccgatattatagtaaaataagttttcctccatagattgttgccgctgttcttttcctcccttccttccttcccatttttgtgggactggggtggggggggagggcagaggcctgtcgcccctgtcacggacatagattgatctggtcaaatccgtgacagattttttggcgcccaacgtggggcgactgctttttagctttttgaacgaatctctttttctctctgctcttagagagcttcgttagggagcattatcagtagttcaggtttctgtgctggaaaacctgaccttgaaagattaggcgtactgccagtgttctgggatatttgtaaactttgagcactacttagtctgggtagtgcgttttttttttcttttttttttccctcctcttgttagcttcaattcattaacccctttttagcaagcaccagtgatgaacccactcgttatcgtgggggtgctgggtaaaggatttaaagcaatggtgttagtcacaacctactggccaataatccatctcacacttgtgtgttttggaattgcatctGTATATAACTatctaagggcactgatggagacacctatgttttacctatttgcaatgtggtatgatttgaactttgacatctacatcccagaaggaatggctaatttctcaaacaactacatcccaaatggaatagctaattttacaaacaacacgatgttcagaccagtctccgggttttcttctcggtttgtgaaacgtttttcgaatcttgaattaatactcatgttgttGTtcgtgtcatcaattctcctgaatgtattcctaaGCATTCATAATAAGGGAAAGGAGTCTCTTCtgaaactagagaatgatgattggcagggaatatggagaggtttaggaaaggttttagaagcatggggacccgcagtgtcatgggattttactcttgaacacctgtgggatcctgagaaactaagccagtatttgagtcagggactatgcggcttacataaatctaaggaggtacaacttatttggggtttggcttgtgcttaccgtgccctatataataccattctggagagagagagtttccgagctgaggttcaagccaaaggggaaaatccccaagtcaaatctaatcaatcacgggagacaccagtaacaataccagttgctcctgtggagggcaagaaatggaaacgagtgtcttcgcgtcttgaacgaaaaagagaagaagaggaggaggaggaggaagatccaggcgaggggccctcctcagaaccaccaccatcgcgaaaggcaaaagcgaaaactaagagacatgcagaagagagtgatgaagaggaagtctctattactactcgccggcctctaaagatgactgaaatccaaggttcaagaaaggagttcacacggcgcctgaatgaaagtattgtttcctggttggttcgctgttgggacagtggggcccatagcttgtctctggatggtaatgaagctcgccaactaggtgccattgccagagatccagctattgatagaggaattagtcgatgttcggatgaggctgcctccctctgggagcgagtgttaacagctgtgaaggaaaagtatcccttcaaaaatagcttgaagatttcaatgaaaaaatgggatacagttgaaaaggatatccagtatttgagggaaataggcgtggtggaaatgttgtatgaccctgactttgttcctaaccacccacaacaaaaccgcgaccctgaaagagtgaggacaacgcctgagatatggcagaaaatcgtgacaacagcgccggacaaatatgccgctacactaacatcagcgtgtgacagataccaggaacaacagagaacgcccttagtttatgaattaattgttacgctccaaaactacgaacaattgctgtccccaattcattctgccgttgctgcaatatcaagaatgacggagcaagtgtctcaactgattaaccgtgacaaacctgtagcagtatcagagacgcttgatgaagatcaggataatcaaacaAGTCTAGCGAAGGatgtgaaggagatgaaggagacgATGAGACTTctgcgagcccacctaactaaagacgatgaaccttccttcttacgtgcacgatcaaaaatctcagctgttagaggcagacgctctccggctcaagtaaggaataatacaccgcgagttaccttatggtattacctacgtgaccatggagaagacatggggaagtggcacggtcaacctactcctgtactacgagcccgggtgaaagaattacaaagcagatcaaccaccagtgcagttgctccagttaccacaggtaatgaatagaggggccctgccctcagtcaggagggggaaagggataatagagtatattggactgtgtggattcgatggcctggcacatcagaaccactgaaatataaggccctggtggacactggtgcacagtgccctctgatgccctcgagtcaccaagggacagaatcaatccatatttctggagtgaccgggggctctcaagaattgactgtgttggaggctgagataagcctcactggtaaggactggcaaaaacatcctattgtgacgggcccaggggctccatgtatactagggattgattatctcagaagggggcatttcaaggatcctaaggggtatcggtgggcctttggaatagctgctgtggatgcagacaacattaagcagctgtctgttttgcctggcctgtcagaagatccatctgttgtggggctgctgcgagtaaaagagcaacaggtaccgattgctacaaaaacggtgcacaggcgtcagtaccgcaccaacagggattctttgctccccattcataagttaattcgtcaactagagagccagggagtgatcagcaaaactcactcgccttttaacagccccatatggccagtgcgtaaagccagtggagaatggaggctgacggtggactaccgtggcctgaatgaagtcacacccccactgagtgctgctgtgccggacatgttagaactccagtatgaactggagtcaaaagcggccaaatggtatgccaccattgacattgctaatgccttcttttccatccctttggccaaagaatgtaagccacagttcgctttcacatggaggggcattcagtatacctggaaccgtttgccccaggggtggaaacacagcccgaccatttgccatgggttgatccaaactgtattggaacaaggcagcgctcctgagcacctgcagtacattgatgacatcattgtgtggggcgatacagcagaagatgtctttacaaaaggagagcgaatgatccaaattcttctgagtgctggttttgctattaagcgaagcaaagtgaaaggacctgcccaggaaattcagttcctaggtataaagtggcaagatggccgtcgtcacatcccgacagacgtgatcgacaaaatcactgccatgtctccccccactagcaaaagagagacacaatcttttctgggtgcagtgggcttttggagaatgcatgttccaaactacagcctcattgtaagccccctttattatgtgacacgaatgagaaatgagtttacatggggccctgagcagcagcaggcttttgaacagattaaacaggagatagcccgtgccgtggccctagggccagtacggacgggacagggtataaagaacatcctctataccgctgctggagagaacggtcccacttggagtttgtggcaaagagcctcaggagagacacgaggccgacccctgggattctggagtcgggcgtacagagggtctgaagagcactacactccaactgaaaaggagatcttagctgcatatgagggggttcgggctgcttccgaagtagtcggtactgaaacacagctccttctggcacctcgactgccagtgctgaactggatgtttaaaggaaaggttccctccacccatcatgctactgatgccacttggagtaagtggattgcgttGATTACACAGCGAGcgcggatggggaacctcagccgtccaggaatcctagaagtcatcatggactggcctgaaggtaaaaagtttggaacaccaccaggagaagaagtatcacgtgctaaagaagccccaccatacaatgaactaccagagaatgaaaagaaatatgccctgttcacagatggatcgtgtcgtattgtgggaaagcatcgcagatggaaatctgctgtgtggagccccacacgacgagttgcagaggccactgaagggaaaggagaatcaagccaatttgcagaggtaaaggctgtccaactggccttagatgtcgctgaacgggagaggtggccaatgctctatctttacactgactcgtggatggtagcaaatgccttatgggggtggttacagcagtgggagcaaaataactggcaaagaaggggtaaacctatttgggctgctgaactgtggaaagacattgctgcccgaacaaagactatagttgtaaaggtgcgccatgtagatgctcatgtgcccaagagtcgggctactgaagaacagcaaaataaccatcaggtagatcgagctgccagaattgaggtggctcaaatagacttAGAcaggcagaacaagggtgaattatttctggctcggtgggcccatgagacctcaggtcatcaagggagagatgcaacatacaaatgggctagagaccgaggggtggacttaactatggatgccattgcacaggttattcataactgtgaaacatgtgccatcatcaaacaagccaagaggatgaaacccctctgggaggaagggcgatggcaaaagtacaaatatggggaggcatggcaggttgattatatcaccttgccacgatctcgcaatggtaagcattatgtgcttactatggtggaggcaaccactgggtggctcgaaacatatgcagtaccccatgctaccgcccgaaacacaatactgggtctcgagaaacaagtcctgtggcgacatggcaccccagaaaggattgagtcagataatgggactcatttcaaaaattctcttgtaaatacttgggccaaacatcatggcatcgagtggatttaccatactccctatcatgcaccagcctctggtaaaattgaacgatacaatggattgttaaaaacgatgctaaaagcactgggtggcggaacatttaagcactgggagaagcatttggcagaagccacctggttagtcagtaccagaggatctatcaatcgtgatggtcctaaccaatccagttccctacataccgtagagggagataaagtccctgttgtacatgtaaagaacatgttaggaaaggcagtttgggttcttccagcttctggaaagggcagacctctccgtggtacagtttttgcccagggaccaggatccacttggtgggtaatgcagaagaatggggatgtccagtgtgtaccacaggGAAACTTGATGGcaggggagtgcagttactaattgtatgtatatatatatatgtatagctatgtgtgtgtaatgcattataatcattttttgtttgtatatatgtatatatattttaagcatgatgtaatgatgtagaataaggggtggaatgtcatggttctacgttttttgtttgtttgtttgttttattttgggtttcagtattccacatcaaaacatcatgtagtgtacggggcattaaagtgtcactgccccaatcccagctacctatccctgtacattacagatgtcacgggatctgacccttccggaaatctgtcacggatttgaccagatcaatctatgtccgtgacaggggcgacaggcctctgccctcccccccccccccccaccccagtcccacaaaaatgggaaggaaggaagggaggaaaagaacagcggcaacaatctatggaggaaaacttattttactataatattggaatacaagataacacaat
This window harbors:
- the LOC125686443 gene encoding uncharacterized protein LOC125686443 — translated: MTEIQGSRKEFTRRLNESIVSWLVRCWDSGAHSLSLDGNEARQLGAIARDPAIDRGISRCSDEAASLWERVLTAVKEKYPFKNSLKISMKKWDTVEKDIQYLREIGVVEMLYDPDFVPNHPQQNRDPERVRTTPEIWQKIVTTAPDKYAATLTSACDRYQEQQRTPLVYELIVTLQNYEQLLSPIHSAVAAISRMTEQVSQLINRDKPVAVSETLDEDQDNQTSLAKDVKEMKETMRLLRAHLTKDDEPSFLRARSKISAVRGRRSPAQVRNNTPRVTLWYYLRDHGEDMGKWHGQPTPVLRARVKELQSRSTTSAVAPVTTGNE